From Scleropages formosus chromosome 9, fSclFor1.1, whole genome shotgun sequence, one genomic window encodes:
- the sh3gl1b gene encoding SH3-domain GRB2-like 1b isoform X1, giving the protein MVLSQSSPHSVPIVCVQMVSEKVGGAEGTKLDEDFKELERKVDVTNKAVVEVISKTSEYLQPNPASRAKLSMLNTMSKIRGQVKSPGYPQAEGLLGECMGKYGRDLGEDTNFGNALLDAGEAMKRLAEVKDSLDIDVKQNFIDPLQSLCDKDLREIQHHLKKLEGRRLDYDYKKKRQGKIADEEIRQALEKFHESKEVAEISMYNLLETDIEQVSQLSSLVESQLQYHRQAVQILEELSDKLKDRMSEAQSRPRREYTPKPKPAFDYADDQSNGGFTHSAAPPTRTSGAEQPCCKALYDFEPENEGELGFREGDIITLTSQIDENWYEGMLRGQSGFFPLNYVEVIVPLSH; this is encoded by the exons ATGGTTTTGTCACAGAGCAGTCCACACAG tgttccTATTGTTTGTGTGCAGATGGTGAGTGAGAAGGTTGGAGGTGCAGAAGGAACAAAACTAGATGAAGACTTCAAAGAATTGGAACGG AAAGTAGATGTGACTAACAAAGCTGTTGTAGAGGTTATCTCCAAAACCTCTGAATATCTGCAGCCCAACCCAG CATCCCGTGCAAAGCTGTCCATGCTGAACACAATGTCAAAGATCCGTGGGCAGGTGAAGAGCCCAGGGTACCCTCAGGCTGAGGGGCTACTGGGAGAGTGCATGGGAAAATACGGTCGAGATCTTGGCGAAGACACCAACtttg GTAACGCTCTTCTGGATGCTGGAGAAGCCATGAAGAGGCTGGCAGAGGTGAAAGACTCACTTGACATAGATGTCAAACAGAACTTCATCGATCCTTTGCAAAGCTTGTGTGATAAGGACCTGAGAGAGATCCAG CACCATCTAAAGAAGCTGGAAGGACGGCGCTTAGACTATGACTACAAGAAGAAACGCCAGGGTAAGATTGCAGATGAGGAGATCCGACAGGCTCTAGAGAAGTTCCACGAGTCCAAGGAGGTAGCGGAAATCAGCATGTACAACCTGCTGGAGACTGAC ATTGAGCAGGTGAGTCAGCTGTCCTCCTTGGTTGAGTCCCAGCTACAGTACCACAGGCAGGCTGTGCAGATCCTTGAGGAACTCTCTGACAAACTGAAGGACCG GATGAGTGAGGCACAGTCACGCCCACGTCGGGAATACACCCCCAAACCCAAGCCAGCCTTTGATTATGCTGACGACCAGTCGAATGGTGGTTTTACCCATTCTGCAGCTCCACCGACTCGCACCTCAG GTGCAGAGCAGCCCTGCTGTAAGGCTCTGTATGACTTTGAGCCAGAGAATGAGGGTGAGCTGGGCTTCCGCgaaggtgacatcatcacacTCACTAGTCAGATTGATGAGAACTGGTACGAGGGTATGCTGCGTGGCCAGTCGGGTTTCTTCCCACTCAACTATGTGGAGGTTATCGTTCCCCTGTCACACTAA
- the sh3gl1b gene encoding SH3-domain GRB2-like 1b isoform X2, which yields MSVAGLKKQFYKASQMVSEKVGGAEGTKLDEDFKELERKVDVTNKAVVEVISKTSEYLQPNPASRAKLSMLNTMSKIRGQVKSPGYPQAEGLLGECMGKYGRDLGEDTNFGNALLDAGEAMKRLAEVKDSLDIDVKQNFIDPLQSLCDKDLREIQHHLKKLEGRRLDYDYKKKRQGKIADEEIRQALEKFHESKEVAEISMYNLLETDIEQVSQLSSLVESQLQYHRQAVQILEELSDKLKDRMSEAQSRPRREYTPKPKPAFDYADDQSNGGFTHSAAPPTRTSGAEQPCCKALYDFEPENEGELGFREGDIITLTSQIDENWYEGMLRGQSGFFPLNYVEVIVPLSH from the exons ATGTCAGTAGCGGGcttgaagaaacagttttacaAAGCGAGTCAG ATGGTGAGTGAGAAGGTTGGAGGTGCAGAAGGAACAAAACTAGATGAAGACTTCAAAGAATTGGAACGG AAAGTAGATGTGACTAACAAAGCTGTTGTAGAGGTTATCTCCAAAACCTCTGAATATCTGCAGCCCAACCCAG CATCCCGTGCAAAGCTGTCCATGCTGAACACAATGTCAAAGATCCGTGGGCAGGTGAAGAGCCCAGGGTACCCTCAGGCTGAGGGGCTACTGGGAGAGTGCATGGGAAAATACGGTCGAGATCTTGGCGAAGACACCAACtttg GTAACGCTCTTCTGGATGCTGGAGAAGCCATGAAGAGGCTGGCAGAGGTGAAAGACTCACTTGACATAGATGTCAAACAGAACTTCATCGATCCTTTGCAAAGCTTGTGTGATAAGGACCTGAGAGAGATCCAG CACCATCTAAAGAAGCTGGAAGGACGGCGCTTAGACTATGACTACAAGAAGAAACGCCAGGGTAAGATTGCAGATGAGGAGATCCGACAGGCTCTAGAGAAGTTCCACGAGTCCAAGGAGGTAGCGGAAATCAGCATGTACAACCTGCTGGAGACTGAC ATTGAGCAGGTGAGTCAGCTGTCCTCCTTGGTTGAGTCCCAGCTACAGTACCACAGGCAGGCTGTGCAGATCCTTGAGGAACTCTCTGACAAACTGAAGGACCG GATGAGTGAGGCACAGTCACGCCCACGTCGGGAATACACCCCCAAACCCAAGCCAGCCTTTGATTATGCTGACGACCAGTCGAATGGTGGTTTTACCCATTCTGCAGCTCCACCGACTCGCACCTCAG GTGCAGAGCAGCCCTGCTGTAAGGCTCTGTATGACTTTGAGCCAGAGAATGAGGGTGAGCTGGGCTTCCGCgaaggtgacatcatcacacTCACTAGTCAGATTGATGAGAACTGGTACGAGGGTATGCTGCGTGGCCAGTCGGGTTTCTTCCCACTCAACTATGTGGAGGTTATCGTTCCCCTGTCACACTAA
- the rorca gene encoding RAR-related orphan receptor C a isoform X1 gives MRAQIEVIPCKICGDKSSGIHYGVITCEGCKGFFRRSQQNNAMYSCSRQRNCLIDRTNRNRCQHCRLQKCLALGMSRDAVKFGRMSKKQRDSLYAEVQKHQQSQEHAGSVTLEEGGEGGGHNRAYSRGSSSALSDLDDITTLPDGLLFDLPLTPEGAGDYCTLELLGGSGGSSSSSQSSPEQSGPDFAEGSHIKHEYQPLHEPSLFAHPLFGSLPEGCSMLEIERITQNVVKSHLETCQYSTEELKRLTWTLYTPEETRTFQNKLAHVFQSAEVMWQKCAVHITNAIQYVVEFAKRITGFMDLCQNDQIILLKAGCLDVLLIRTCRAYNPLNNTLLFDGKYTSPQLFKALGCDDLVNAIYELARSLCRLQLTEEEMALFSAMVLLSPDRPWLTETQQVHKLQERVYLALQHCLHRGGAGEEKLAKMVSKLPMMKSICNLHIDKLEFFRLVHPETAYSFPPLYKEVFGSEIAFPDSTES, from the exons CTCAAATAGAGGTGATCCCATGTAAGATCTGTGGGGACAAGTCATCTGGAATCCACTATGGTGTGATTACCTGTGAAGGCTGCAAG GGCTTTTTCCGACGCAGCCAGCAAAACAATGCCATGTACTCCTGCTCCCGGCAACGGAACTGCTTGATTGACCGCACCAACCGCAACCGCTGTCAGCATTGCCGCCTTCAGAAGTGCCTGGCACTGGGGATGAGCCGTGATG CTGTAAAATTCGGGCGCATGTCAAAAAAGCAGCGCGACAGCCTCTATGCTGAAGTCCAAAAGCACCAGCAGTCGCAGGAGCATGCGGGCAGTGTAACcctggaggagggaggtgagGGCGGGGGCCACAACCGAGCCTACAGCCGGGGTTCCAGCTCAGCCCTCAGCGACCTAGATGACATCACAACACTGCCTGATGGGCTCTTGTTCGACCTGCCGCTCACTCCTGAGGGTGCTGGGGACTACTGCACCCTCGAGCTCCTGGGAGGCAGTGGCGGGAGCAGCTCCTCCTCGCAGAGCTCACCTGAGCAGAGCGGGCCAGACTTTGCCGAAGGCAGCCACATCAAACACGAGTATCAGCCGCTGCACGAGCCTAGCTTGTTTGCGCACCCACTCTTCGGCAGCCTGCCCGAAGGCTGCTCCATGCTGGAGATAG AGCGCATTACACAAAACGTGGTGAAATCGCACCTGGAGACATGCCAGTACAGCACTGAAGAGCTGAAGAGACTCACCTGGACCTTGTACACACCTGAAGAGACACGCACCTTTCAAAACAAG CTTGCTCATGTGTTCCAGTCTGCAGAAGTGATGTGGCAGAAATGTGCAGTGCACATTACTAACGCCATCCAGTACGTGGTCGAATTTGCCAAGCGCATCACCGGCTTCATGGACCTGTGTCAGAATGACCAGATCATTCTTCTGAAAGCAG GCTGCCTGGACGTCTTGTTGATCCGCACATGCCGGGCCTATAATCCCCTGAACAACACTCTGTTGTTCGATGGCAAGTACACCAGTCCCCAGCTCTTCAAAGCTCTCG GCTGCGATGACCTTGTCAATGCCATATATGAGCTGGCCAGAAGTCTGTGCCGCCTGCAGCTCACTGAGGAGGAGATGGCTCTCTTCAGCGCCATGGTCCTCCTGTCCCCAG ACCGGCCGTGGCTGACAGAAACCCAGCAGGTCCATAAGCTGCAGGAGAGAGTGTACCTTGCGCTGCAGCACTGTCTCCATAGAGGTGGTGCTGGTGAGGAGAAACTGGCTAAG ATGGTGTCCAAGCTACCAATGATGAAGTCAATCTGCAATCTCCACATTGATAAGCTGGAGTTCTTCCGCTTGGTTCACCCAGAAACGGCATACAGTTTTCCTCCACTCTACAAGGAGGTCTTCGGCAGTGAGATCGCCTTCCCGGACTCCACCGAGAGTTAA
- the mpnd gene encoding MPN domain-containing protein has translation MGSEPPSTPPPVEEGGDEEEEELSGTEESDPRAPPGRGSLLTRRGITLRVLLKDGLVEPGDGVLSIHYLGKKFVGDLLCDGKIRWVETGQIFNSPSAWATHCKRLVNPAKKSGCGWASVRYRGQKLVQYKTSWLHKYQPSAEVSLASEGDDEEMGEEDEEEGKATDQLEEKNRKSKHDQHEISMVQRRGERERVPVRYCTLGSRDSARDPHTLVELSAFSAINRFQPFNVAVSSNVLLLMDFHCHLTTSEVVGYLGGRWDTNTQLLTVLRAFPCRTRLADRDSAPVVEEEICQNLFMRGLSLVGWYHSHPRGPALPSLQDIDSQMDHQLRLQGSNNGFQPCLGIICGPYYHGNQGVASTITPFWVVPPPEQRPNDYGIPVAVEVTYVQDNYLTSDVLNEMMLLVDFYRTAPDLVQFSQLWSPEITVLDKIKGSLSGHAPKDQSYSQILDHVYNQLSNSR, from the exons ATGG GTTCAGAGCCACCGTCGACCCCCCCGCcagtggaggagggaggagatgaagaggaagaggagctgaGCGGGACTGAGGAATCTGACCCGCGGGCCCCCCCTGGGCGTGGATCCCTGCTCACCCGGCGAGGCATCACCTTGCGTGTGCTGCTGAAAGACGGCCTGGTGGAGCCGGGGGATGGGGTGCTGTCCATTCACTACCTG GGAAAGAAGTTTGTCGGGGACTTGCTCTGCGATGGGAAGATACGCTGGGTGGAAACTGGGCAGATCTTCAACTCACCCAGTGCCTGGGCCACACACTGCAAGCGCCTGGTGAACCCAGCCAAGAAGTCAGGATGTGGCTGGGCCTCTGTGCGCTACCGTGGCCAGAAACTGGTGCAGTACAAGACCAGCTGGCTTCACAAGTACCAGCCCAGTGCTGAGGTG AGCCTGGCCAGTGAGGGCGATGATGAAGAGATGggagaggaagatgaagaagaggGGAAGGCCACTGATCAGTTGGAAGAGAAGAACAGGAAGAGCAAGCATGACCAGCACG AGATCAGCATGGTGCAGCGGAGAGGGGAAAGGGAGAGGGTGCCTGTGAGATACTGCACGCTGGGCAGCAGAGACTCCGCCAG GGACCCACACACTCTGGTGGAACTGTCTGCCTTCTCTGCCATCAACCGCTTCCAGCCGTTCAACGTTGCAGTGTCCAGCAATGTTCTGCTGTTGATG GATTTCCACTGTCATCTGACCACCAGTGAGGTGGTGGGGTATCTTGGGGGGCGCTGGGACACCAACACACAGT TATTAACAGTTCTCAGGGCGTTTCCTTGTCGCACACGACTTGCAGATCGTGATTCTGCACCTGTTGTTGAAGAAGAG ATTTGCCAGAACCTGTTCATGCGGGGGCTGTCATTAGTGGGCTGGTACCACAGTCATCCACGTGGCCCGGCCCTGCCGTCCCTGCAGGACATAGACTCCCAGATGGACCACCAGCTACGCCTACAGGGGAGCAACAATGGCTTCCAGCCATGCCTGGGCATCATCTGTG gGCCCTATTACCATGGTAACCAGGGTGTTGCATCTACCATAACGCCTTTTTGGGTGGTTCCACCACCAGAG CAACGACCCAATGACTATGGCATACCCGTTGCAGTGGAGGTGACTTATGTTCAAGACAACTACCTCACCAGTGACGTTTTGAATGAGATG ATGCTGCTGGTGGACTTCTACAGAACAGCCCCTGACCTGGTGCAGTTCAGTCAGCTGTGGAGCCCGGAGATAACAGTGCTGGACAAGATCAAG ggTTCTCTGAGTGGTCATGCTCCAAAGGACCAGTCCTATTCTCAGATCCTGGACCACGTGTACAACCAACTGAGCAATAGCCGTTGA
- the rorca gene encoding RAR-related orphan receptor C a isoform X2, which yields MRAQIEVIPCKICGDKSSGIHYGVITCEGCKGFFRRSQQNNAMYSCSRQRNCLIDRTNRNRCQHCRLQKCLALGMSRDAVKFGRMSKKQRDSLYAEVQKHQQSQEHAGSVTLEEGGEGGGHNRAYSRGSSSALSDLDDITTLPDGLLFDLPLTPEGAGDYCTLELLGGSGGSSSSSQSSPEQSGPDFAEGSHIKHEYQPLHEPSLFAHPLFGSLPEGCSMLEIERITQNVVKSHLETCQYSTEELKRLTWTLYTPEETRTFQNKSAEVMWQKCAVHITNAIQYVVEFAKRITGFMDLCQNDQIILLKAGCLDVLLIRTCRAYNPLNNTLLFDGKYTSPQLFKALGCDDLVNAIYELARSLCRLQLTEEEMALFSAMVLLSPDRPWLTETQQVHKLQERVYLALQHCLHRGGAGEEKLAKMVSKLPMMKSICNLHIDKLEFFRLVHPETAYSFPPLYKEVFGSEIAFPDSTES from the exons CTCAAATAGAGGTGATCCCATGTAAGATCTGTGGGGACAAGTCATCTGGAATCCACTATGGTGTGATTACCTGTGAAGGCTGCAAG GGCTTTTTCCGACGCAGCCAGCAAAACAATGCCATGTACTCCTGCTCCCGGCAACGGAACTGCTTGATTGACCGCACCAACCGCAACCGCTGTCAGCATTGCCGCCTTCAGAAGTGCCTGGCACTGGGGATGAGCCGTGATG CTGTAAAATTCGGGCGCATGTCAAAAAAGCAGCGCGACAGCCTCTATGCTGAAGTCCAAAAGCACCAGCAGTCGCAGGAGCATGCGGGCAGTGTAACcctggaggagggaggtgagGGCGGGGGCCACAACCGAGCCTACAGCCGGGGTTCCAGCTCAGCCCTCAGCGACCTAGATGACATCACAACACTGCCTGATGGGCTCTTGTTCGACCTGCCGCTCACTCCTGAGGGTGCTGGGGACTACTGCACCCTCGAGCTCCTGGGAGGCAGTGGCGGGAGCAGCTCCTCCTCGCAGAGCTCACCTGAGCAGAGCGGGCCAGACTTTGCCGAAGGCAGCCACATCAAACACGAGTATCAGCCGCTGCACGAGCCTAGCTTGTTTGCGCACCCACTCTTCGGCAGCCTGCCCGAAGGCTGCTCCATGCTGGAGATAG AGCGCATTACACAAAACGTGGTGAAATCGCACCTGGAGACATGCCAGTACAGCACTGAAGAGCTGAAGAGACTCACCTGGACCTTGTACACACCTGAAGAGACACGCACCTTTCAAAACAAG TCTGCAGAAGTGATGTGGCAGAAATGTGCAGTGCACATTACTAACGCCATCCAGTACGTGGTCGAATTTGCCAAGCGCATCACCGGCTTCATGGACCTGTGTCAGAATGACCAGATCATTCTTCTGAAAGCAG GCTGCCTGGACGTCTTGTTGATCCGCACATGCCGGGCCTATAATCCCCTGAACAACACTCTGTTGTTCGATGGCAAGTACACCAGTCCCCAGCTCTTCAAAGCTCTCG GCTGCGATGACCTTGTCAATGCCATATATGAGCTGGCCAGAAGTCTGTGCCGCCTGCAGCTCACTGAGGAGGAGATGGCTCTCTTCAGCGCCATGGTCCTCCTGTCCCCAG ACCGGCCGTGGCTGACAGAAACCCAGCAGGTCCATAAGCTGCAGGAGAGAGTGTACCTTGCGCTGCAGCACTGTCTCCATAGAGGTGGTGCTGGTGAGGAGAAACTGGCTAAG ATGGTGTCCAAGCTACCAATGATGAAGTCAATCTGCAATCTCCACATTGATAAGCTGGAGTTCTTCCGCTTGGTTCACCCAGAAACGGCATACAGTTTTCCTCCACTCTACAAGGAGGTCTTCGGCAGTGAGATCGCCTTCCCGGACTCCACCGAGAGTTAA
- the sh3gl1b gene encoding SH3-domain GRB2-like 1b isoform X3 — MVLSQSSPHSVPIVCVQMVSEKVGGAEGTKLDEDFKELERKVDVTNKAVVEVISKTSEYLQPNPASRAKLSMLNTMSKIRGQVKSPGYPQAEGLLGECMGKYGRDLGEDTNFGNALLDAGEAMKRLAEVKDSLDIDVKQNFIDPLQSLCDKDLREIQHHLKKLEGRRLDYDYKKKRQGKIADEEIRQALEKFHESKEVAEISMYNLLETDIEQVSQLSSLVESQLQYHRQAVQILEELSDKLKDRMSEAQSRPRREYTPKPKPAFDYADDQSNGGFTHSAAPPTRTSDSSFRSCSVSSRKSRFREFVCTCSRL, encoded by the exons ATGGTTTTGTCACAGAGCAGTCCACACAG tgttccTATTGTTTGTGTGCAGATGGTGAGTGAGAAGGTTGGAGGTGCAGAAGGAACAAAACTAGATGAAGACTTCAAAGAATTGGAACGG AAAGTAGATGTGACTAACAAAGCTGTTGTAGAGGTTATCTCCAAAACCTCTGAATATCTGCAGCCCAACCCAG CATCCCGTGCAAAGCTGTCCATGCTGAACACAATGTCAAAGATCCGTGGGCAGGTGAAGAGCCCAGGGTACCCTCAGGCTGAGGGGCTACTGGGAGAGTGCATGGGAAAATACGGTCGAGATCTTGGCGAAGACACCAACtttg GTAACGCTCTTCTGGATGCTGGAGAAGCCATGAAGAGGCTGGCAGAGGTGAAAGACTCACTTGACATAGATGTCAAACAGAACTTCATCGATCCTTTGCAAAGCTTGTGTGATAAGGACCTGAGAGAGATCCAG CACCATCTAAAGAAGCTGGAAGGACGGCGCTTAGACTATGACTACAAGAAGAAACGCCAGGGTAAGATTGCAGATGAGGAGATCCGACAGGCTCTAGAGAAGTTCCACGAGTCCAAGGAGGTAGCGGAAATCAGCATGTACAACCTGCTGGAGACTGAC ATTGAGCAGGTGAGTCAGCTGTCCTCCTTGGTTGAGTCCCAGCTACAGTACCACAGGCAGGCTGTGCAGATCCTTGAGGAACTCTCTGACAAACTGAAGGACCG GATGAGTGAGGCACAGTCACGCCCACGTCGGGAATACACCCCCAAACCCAAGCCAGCCTTTGATTATGCTGACGACCAGTCGAATGGTGGTTTTACCCATTCTGCAGCTCCACCGACTCGCACCTCAG ACTCCTCCTTCCGCTCCTGCAGCGTGTCCTCTAGAAAGTCCAGATTCCGTGAGTTTGTGTGCACGTGTTCCCGTTTGTGA